A window from Primulina eburnea isolate SZY01 chromosome 2, ASM2296580v1, whole genome shotgun sequence encodes these proteins:
- the LOC140824092 gene encoding uncharacterized protein, whose translation MVVLSLSFRPSLSSTQELVERICRSTENYGFCAGVFNKNANDPNADITRLCEIAVEQTLVHGTDARIFVTESKNRAKDKITHDLYVICETAYGFLLNEFEDASLAFAKRDYNSMLFNEEKCNRFVADCQKVIGYRVAPLSTMNNQMRVLISMSLITTSMIIDG comes from the coding sequence ATGGTCGTCCTCTCTCTTTCGTTTCGACCATCGTTGAGCAGTACTCAAGAGTTGGTCGAGAGAATATGTCGTTCGACGGAAAACTACGGGTTTTGTGCAGGTGTTTTTAATAAAAACGCGAATGATCCAAACGCAGATATCACGCGATTGTGTGAAATTGCGGTCGAACAAACATTGGTACATGGTACAGATGCTCGCATATTCGTGACAGAATCGAAAAACAGAGCGAAGGACAAGATTACTCACGATCTTTACGTGATTTGCGAGACTGCGTATGGATTCTTGTTGAATGAATTCGAAGATGCAAGCTTGGCATTTGCAAAGAGAGATTATAATAGTATGTTGTTTAATGAAGAAAAGTGCAACAGATTTGTGGCTGATTGCCAGAAAGTTATAGGGTATAGGGTTGCCCCATTGAGTACCATGAACAACCAAATGAGGGTATTGATCAGTATGTCACTTATCACTACAAGTATGATCATCGATGGGTAA